A genomic stretch from Arachis stenosperma cultivar V10309 chromosome 3, arast.V10309.gnm1.PFL2, whole genome shotgun sequence includes:
- the LOC130969836 gene encoding auxin response factor 8-like, whose translation MKLSTSGLPQQGQHEGGEKKCLNSELWHACAGPLVSLPTAGTRVVYFPQGHSEQVAATTNREVDGHIPNYPSLPPQLICQLHNVTMHADVETDEVYAQMTLQPLTPQEQKDTFLPMELGVPSKQPSNYFCKTLTASDTSTHGGFSVPRRAAEKVFPPLDFSLQPPAQELIARDLHDVEWKFRHIFRGQPKRHLLTTGWSVFVSAKRLVAGDSVLFIWNEKNQLLLGIRRANRPQTVMPSSVLSSDSMHIGLLAAAAHAAATNSCFTVFYNPRASPSEFVIPLSKYIKAVYHTRVSVGMRFRMLFETEESSVRRYMGTITGISDLDPVRWPNSHWRSVKVGWDESTAGDRQPRVSLWEIEPLTTFPMYPSLFPLRLKRPWHPGTSSFLDGRDDPTNGLMWLRGGPGDQGLNSINFQSVGMLPWMQQRLDPALLGNDHNQQYQAMLAAGLQNIGSGELLRQQMLNFQQPFNYLHQSGNVNTSIQLQQQQQTIQQSVPSNILQPQAPVLGENMTQQQLFQKSHNNREDHAEQHTYQDALLVQGDQLHQRQHSSLPSPSYSKSEFVDSSMKFEASGSPGQNMLGSLCPEGSSNLLNLSRGGHSIPTEQSPQQSWPAKYTPMQVNAFGNSMSHVQYSGKDIAVASPHRNSDTQNPTLFGVNIDSSGLLLPATVPHYTTSSADTDASTIPLGNSGYQGPLYACMQDSSELMQSAGQVDPQNQTPTFVKVYKSGSVGRSLDISRFSSYHELREELAQMFGIEGKLEDPLRSGWQLVFVDRENDILLLGDDPWESFVNNVWYIKILSPEDIQKMGDQGVESRDSAPGLPSIGDY comes from the exons ATGAAGCTTTCAACATCAGGGTTGCCTCAGCAGGGACAACATGAAG GAGGGGAGAAGAAGTGCTTGAATTCTGAGCTATGGCATGCATGTGCGGGTCCATTGGTGTCCCTACCAACTGCAGGGACTCGTGTGGTTTACTTCCCTCAGGGTCATAGTGAGCAG GTTGCTGCCACAACTAACAGAGAAGTTGATGGCCACATACCAAATTACCCGAGCTTGCCTCCCCAGTTGATTTGCCAACTTCACAATGTCACGATGCAT GCAGATGTTGAAACAGATGAAGTTTATGCCCAAATGACACTGCAGCCGTTGACTCCG CAAGAGCAGAAGGATACATTTCTTCCCATGGAATTGGGAGTTCCAAGTAAGCAGCCCTCAAATTATTTTTGCAAGACCTTAACTGCTAGTGACACCAGCACACATGGAGGGTTTTCTGTTCCGCGTCGTGCAGCTGAGAAAGTTTTCCCTCCGCTG GATTTCTCATTGCAACCGCCTGCACAAGAACTAATTGCTAGAGATCTCCATGATGTTGAGTGGAAATTTCGTCATATTTTTAGGG GACAGCCAAAGAGGCACCTTCTTACTACCGGCTGGAGTGTATTTGTTAGTGCCAAAAGACTTGTGGCAGGAGATTCTGTGCTTTTCATATG GAATGAAAAGAATCAGCTTCTTTTGGGGATACGTCGTGCCAATCGACCACAAACTGTAATGCCTTCTTCAGTTCTATCCAGTGATAGTATGCATATTGGGCTTCTTGCAGCAGCTGCCCATGCTGCAGCAACTAATAGCTGTTTCACGGTGTTCTATAATCCAAG GGCTAGTCCATCCGAGTTCGTCATACCACTTTCAAAATATATCAAAGCTGTATACCATACACGTGTTTCTGTTGGTATGCGTTTCAGGATGCTTTTCGAGACCGAAGAATCAAGTGTCCGGAG GTACATGGGTACAATAACTGGAATAAGTGACTTGGATCCAGTTCGTTGGCCAAATTCTCATTGGCGATCTGTAAAG GTTGGTTGGGATGAATCCACAGCAGGAGATAGGCAGCCAAGAGTATCACTATGGGAAATTGAGCCTTTAACAACATTCCCAATGTATCCGTCACTATTTCCGCTCAGATTGAAACGTCCATGGCATCCTGGCACCTCATCTTTTCTTG ATGGCAGAGATGACCCAACTAATGGGCTAATGTGGCTTAGAGGTGGACCTGGCGACCAAGGTCtgaattcaatcaattttcAAAGTGTTGGAATGCTGCCATGGATGCAGCAGAGGCTTGATCCGGCTTTGCTTGGAAATGATCATAATCAGCAGTACCAAGCCATGTTGGCAGCTGGTTTGCAGAACATAGGGAGTGGAGAACTCTTGAGGCAACAAATGTTGAATTTCCAACAGCCTTTCAATTATCTTCATCAATCAGGAAATGTCAACACTTCTATCCAGCTTCAGCAGCAGCAGCAAACGATTCAGCAATCAGTGCCTTCTAATATCTTGCAGCCACAAGCACCAGTATTGGGAGAGAACATGACTCAGCAGCAGCTCTTTCAGAAATCGCACAACAACCGAGAAGACCATGCGGAGCAGCACACTTATCAAGATGCACTTCTAGTTCAGGGTGACCAGCTCCACCAAAGGCAACACTCTAGTTTGCCTTCGCCATCGTATTCAAAATCAGAGTTTGTAGATTCAAGCATGAAGTTTGAAGCATCAGGTTCACCAGGACAGAACATGCTTGGTTCACTTTGTCCTGAAGGGAGCAGCAATCTCTTGAATTTATCCAGAGGTGGTCATTCGATACCGACAGAACAGTCACCCCAACAATCATGGCCTGCAAAGTATACACCTATGCAGGTTAATGCTTTTGGCAACTCAATGTCACATGTGCAATATTCTGGAAAAGATATTGCAGTGGCATCACCACATCGTAATTCAGACACTCAGAATCCAACCCTCTTTGGAGTCAATATTGATTCATCCGGTCTTCTACTCCCTGCCACTGTCCCACATTATACGACTTCATCCGCTGATACCGATGCTTCAACAATCCCATTAGGGAATTCTGGATACCAGGGTCCTCTATATGCTTGTATGCAAGATTCATCTGAGTTAATGCAAAGTGCGGGACAAGTTGACCCCCAAAACCAGACACCAACCTTTGTCAAG GTTTACAAATCAGGGTCAGTTGGGCGCTCGCTTGACATCTCCCGGTTCAGCAGCTATCATGAACTGCGAGAAGAGTTGGCTCAGATGTTTGGAATTGAGGGGAAGTTAGAAGACCCTCTTAGATCAGGCTGGCAGCTTGTATTCGTCGACAGGGAGAATGATATTCTTCTCCTTGGGGACGATCCGTGGGA